A region of Kribbella sp. NBC_01245 DNA encodes the following proteins:
- a CDS encoding sensor histidine kinase: MTSPGPTSRWPVIRFVTRQTGPPCHPTRRNQLFDALLALVLGILMFRFAEDNAEQLEGPDRPPFMFGPLGPPEDGPGAALVVLAIVASVALALRRRYPLAVLWVVTAAAMVTPTDLQKLTFYASVIAVYTAAMYSPYRGATLVTLPLAVVLVTTAGDSATSFMPDEYVPLLVLIPIAVTANGLRNWRMRSDEGQARLAQVEREQAEALRRAVETERARIARDLHDVVTHNVSVMVIQAGAARKIMASDPEQASTALLAVEAGGRAAMAELRHVMGLLTMNDPDDPADLEPQPGLGQLESLIGRVRDTGLPVELAVTGTARPLPPGVELAAYRVVQEALTNTVKHTSGASASVTIEYGDDQLRVEVLDTGGDPGELVADGNGRGLIGLRERLAVYGGTLHTVRRPRGGYRVEAIIPLAAPTPAAPTTSAPTTEAP, from the coding sequence GTGACGAGCCCTGGCCCCACCTCACGCTGGCCTGTGATCCGGTTCGTCACGCGTCAGACCGGCCCGCCCTGCCACCCAACTCGCCGCAATCAGCTCTTCGACGCGTTGCTGGCCCTGGTACTCGGCATCTTGATGTTCCGGTTCGCGGAGGACAACGCAGAGCAGCTCGAAGGCCCGGACAGGCCGCCCTTCATGTTCGGGCCGTTAGGACCCCCCGAAGACGGCCCAGGGGCGGCCTTGGTGGTGTTGGCGATCGTGGCGTCGGTCGCTCTCGCACTTCGCCGGCGCTATCCGCTGGCGGTGTTGTGGGTAGTGACGGCTGCGGCGATGGTGACGCCGACGGACCTTCAGAAGCTGACGTTCTACGCATCTGTCATCGCCGTCTATACCGCCGCGATGTACAGCCCGTACCGAGGGGCGACCTTGGTGACGCTGCCGCTCGCGGTGGTGCTCGTGACCACGGCGGGGGACTCGGCCACCTCGTTCATGCCCGACGAGTACGTGCCGTTGCTCGTCCTGATCCCGATCGCCGTGACGGCTAACGGCCTGCGCAACTGGCGTATGCGCAGCGATGAAGGCCAAGCCCGGCTGGCCCAGGTCGAGCGCGAACAAGCCGAGGCGCTCCGCCGGGCCGTCGAAACCGAACGCGCCCGGATCGCCCGCGACCTCCACGACGTGGTGACGCATAACGTCAGCGTGATGGTGATCCAGGCCGGCGCCGCTCGCAAGATCATGGCCAGCGATCCCGAGCAGGCGAGTACGGCGTTGCTCGCGGTCGAGGCCGGCGGCCGCGCGGCGATGGCCGAACTCCGGCACGTGATGGGGCTGCTCACCATGAACGACCCCGACGATCCGGCCGACCTGGAACCGCAGCCGGGTCTGGGCCAGCTCGAGAGCCTCATCGGCAGAGTTCGCGATACCGGTCTGCCGGTCGAACTGGCCGTGACCGGAACCGCGCGGCCGTTGCCGCCCGGGGTTGAACTCGCCGCATATCGGGTGGTGCAGGAGGCGCTGACCAATACGGTCAAACACACGTCGGGGGCTAGCGCCTCGGTGACCATCGAGTACGGCGACGACCAGTTGCGGGTGGAGGTCCTCGACACCGGCGGCGATCCGGGCGAACTCGTGGCCGACGGCAACGGTCGCGGGTTGATCGGCCTGCGCGAGCGACTAGCCGTGTACGGCGGGACCTTGCACACCGTACGACGTCCGCGCGGCGGCTACCGTGTCGAGGCGATCATCCCGCTGGCCGCGCCGACGCCGGCGGCACCGACAACGTCCGCACCGACTACGGAGGCACCGTGA
- a CDS encoding response regulator transcription factor, with product MTELRVVVADDQTLVRTGFRMILNADGIDVVAEATNGAEAVDAVRRTRPDVVLMDVRMPELDGLEATRRILTGAPGEPRVIILTTFDLDQYVYAALNAGASGFLLKDVTPEHLVAAVRTVRAGDALLAPSITRRLVERFAQRDGDVAAVHRDLTALTPRELEVLGLLARGLSNAELAARLQLSEATVKTHVARILGKLGLRDRVQAVIVGYETGLVSVGGQGTAQT from the coding sequence GTGACCGAATTGCGCGTCGTCGTCGCGGATGACCAGACGCTGGTCCGGACCGGCTTCCGGATGATCCTGAACGCGGACGGGATCGACGTCGTGGCCGAGGCGACCAATGGCGCCGAGGCGGTCGACGCGGTACGCCGTACCCGGCCGGACGTGGTGCTGATGGACGTCCGCATGCCCGAACTCGACGGGCTGGAGGCCACCCGGCGCATTCTGACCGGCGCCCCCGGCGAACCGCGCGTGATCATCCTGACGACGTTCGACCTCGACCAGTACGTCTATGCCGCGTTGAATGCCGGCGCAAGTGGCTTCCTGCTCAAGGACGTCACGCCCGAGCACCTGGTCGCCGCCGTACGGACGGTGCGTGCGGGGGATGCGCTGCTGGCGCCGAGCATCACCCGGCGACTGGTCGAGCGATTCGCCCAGCGCGATGGTGACGTCGCCGCCGTACATCGGGACCTCACGGCACTCACGCCGCGCGAGCTCGAGGTCCTCGGCCTACTCGCCCGAGGCCTCAGCAACGCCGAACTGGCCGCGCGACTTCAGTTGTCCGAGGCAACGGTCAAGACGCATGTCGCCCGCATCCTCGGCAAACTCGGCCTGCGCGATCGCGTCCAGGCCGTCATCGTCGGCTACGAAACAGGACTGGTCAGTGTCGGTGGCCAAGGGACCGCACAAACCTAG
- a CDS encoding ABC transporter permease, whose product MSALGRVVRSGVARRRVPTIVIGLATLMAVAASVLGVSLLVASRAPFEKAFARQQGAHLSAQFDAAKASAAKITAGAAAAEASAGPFGVATITPEMAPGRFGAPLSVVGRADPSNAAVDRVSLTSGRWATGPGEIVVSTDAALPQRLGIQVTLAGGRTLKVVGVARSVSRTADGWVVPSEIASLGLAGYQMLYRFNGGSVDADAVTAGLPVVGTQSWLTLKKTAERDTALFVPFLMAFGLLGLVMSVLIVANVVAGTVGASLRRIGILKAIGFTPAQVVRAYLAQALLPATVGTALGVVVGNLLAIPVMAQTTEAYGTTPLAVTPWVNVVVVVLVLGVVALAAWASAWRAGRLRTVDAIAVGRTPHAGRGVWASRLTSRLRVPRTVSLGLARPFARPARTLAMGAAIVFGTTAVTFSVGLTSSLSEVLSARAHDVADVTIGAGGGGGIGGQREPGPNGPGAPEKEPDPVAIAAAIAAQPGTRAHYGAATTEATVPGVTGAITVIAFTGDASWGGYRMISGRWFSQVGEAVVPTPLLTATGTRVGDTLTLKHHGKSYTVRIVGEVFDTSNDGLEVFADTATFAGATGLTVRSHHIAVDPGVDVASYTTSLNKALDPLGVTANVGSGENGSSIVVTLNALAAMLTLMLVVVAALGVLNGVVLDTRERIQELGIHKALGMTPRQTIAMVITSVTLTGLAAGLIGVPLGIALHGWVMPAMGNSAGLVLPPSILAVYQPPELALLLTGGLPLAILGALLPATWAARTPTTTALRTE is encoded by the coding sequence ATGAGCGCGTTGGGCCGGGTCGTTCGCTCGGGCGTCGCGCGACGTCGGGTGCCGACCATCGTGATCGGGTTGGCCACGTTGATGGCGGTGGCCGCTTCGGTACTCGGCGTCTCGCTGCTCGTCGCGTCTCGCGCGCCTTTTGAGAAGGCGTTTGCCCGGCAGCAGGGCGCCCATTTGTCGGCGCAGTTCGATGCCGCGAAGGCGTCGGCGGCGAAGATCACCGCTGGCGCCGCCGCGGCCGAGGCCAGCGCCGGCCCGTTCGGGGTCGCCACGATCACTCCGGAGATGGCGCCCGGTAGGTTCGGCGCCCCGCTGTCGGTCGTTGGCCGTGCTGACCCGTCCAACGCGGCCGTTGACCGCGTATCGCTGACGTCCGGGCGATGGGCGACCGGGCCGGGCGAGATCGTGGTGTCGACCGACGCCGCACTCCCCCAACGCCTCGGCATCCAGGTCACCCTCGCGGGTGGTCGGACGCTGAAGGTGGTCGGCGTGGCGCGGTCGGTCAGTCGTACTGCCGATGGCTGGGTGGTGCCCTCCGAGATCGCGTCGCTGGGCCTTGCCGGCTACCAGATGCTCTATCGGTTCAACGGCGGTTCGGTTGACGCGGACGCGGTGACGGCCGGCCTGCCCGTGGTCGGCACCCAGTCCTGGCTCACGCTCAAGAAGACCGCCGAACGCGACACCGCGTTGTTCGTACCTTTCCTCATGGCCTTCGGTCTCCTCGGCCTGGTGATGTCGGTGCTGATCGTCGCCAACGTCGTCGCGGGAACGGTCGGCGCGAGCCTTCGCCGGATCGGCATCCTCAAAGCGATCGGCTTCACCCCTGCGCAGGTCGTACGCGCGTATCTCGCCCAGGCGTTGCTCCCGGCAACAGTCGGTACGGCGCTCGGCGTTGTCGTGGGCAACCTTCTCGCCATCCCCGTGATGGCCCAGACCACCGAGGCGTACGGCACGACGCCGTTGGCCGTCACGCCCTGGGTGAACGTGGTCGTCGTCGTCCTCGTGCTCGGCGTCGTCGCGCTTGCCGCCTGGGCGAGTGCCTGGCGCGCAGGTCGCCTCCGTACGGTCGACGCGATTGCCGTCGGGCGTACGCCGCATGCTGGTCGCGGCGTTTGGGCTTCGCGGTTGACCTCGCGGTTGCGGGTTCCGAGGACGGTCAGTTTGGGATTGGCGCGGCCGTTCGCGCGGCCCGCTCGTACGTTGGCGATGGGCGCGGCGATCGTCTTCGGTACGACGGCCGTGACGTTCAGCGTGGGGCTGACGTCGTCGTTGAGCGAGGTCCTGTCCGCGCGGGCCCACGACGTCGCCGACGTCACGATCGGAGCCGGCGGTGGTGGTGGCATTGGCGGCCAGCGCGAGCCTGGCCCGAATGGTCCGGGCGCTCCGGAGAAGGAGCCTGATCCGGTCGCTATTGCGGCAGCGATCGCGGCGCAGCCTGGCACGCGCGCGCACTACGGTGCGGCGACGACCGAGGCGACCGTACCGGGCGTGACCGGCGCGATTACCGTCATCGCGTTCACGGGTGACGCCTCGTGGGGCGGGTATCGGATGATCTCGGGACGCTGGTTCAGCCAGGTCGGCGAGGCGGTGGTCCCGACGCCACTGCTCACCGCCACGGGCACCCGCGTCGGTGACACCCTCACCCTCAAGCACCACGGCAAGAGCTACACCGTACGCATCGTCGGCGAGGTCTTCGACACCAGCAACGACGGTCTCGAGGTGTTCGCCGACACCGCGACCTTCGCCGGCGCGACCGGTCTGACGGTGAGATCCCACCACATCGCGGTCGATCCCGGCGTCGACGTCGCGAGCTACACCACCTCGTTGAACAAGGCCCTTGACCCGCTTGGCGTGACGGCCAACGTTGGCAGCGGCGAGAACGGGAGCAGCATCGTCGTCACGCTGAACGCTCTCGCGGCAATGCTGACGCTCATGCTCGTCGTCGTGGCCGCCCTCGGCGTACTCAACGGCGTCGTCCTCGACACCCGCGAACGCATCCAGGAACTCGGCATCCACAAAGCCCTCGGCATGACCCCACGCCAAACCATCGCCATGGTCATCACCTCGGTAACCCTCACCGGCCTAGCCGCCGGCCTGATCGGCGTACCACTAGGCATCGCCCTCCACGGCTGGGTAATGCCCGCCATGGGCAACAGCGCCGGCCTCGTACTCCCACCCTCCATCCTCGCCGTCTACCAACCCCCCGAACTAGCCCTCCTCCTAACCGGCGGCCTCCCCCTAGCCATCCTCGGCGCCCTCCTCCCCGCCACCTGGGCCGCCCGAACCCCCACCACCACCGCCCTCCGCACCGAATAA
- a CDS encoding APC family permease — protein sequence MSATPQTAGTDTGRPELKRVMGPGLLLLFVVGDILGTGVYALTGKVAGQVGGAVWLPFLCAFVVALLTATSYLELVTKYPKAGGAAVYTHKAFGVHFLTFLLCFAVMCSGLTSASSASKAFASNFFAAVGIDSSRGSVLMITSLAFMTLIAIVNLRGVGESVKANVVLTLIELSGLLIVIGVGVWAIAGGDGDTSRLNDFNVPEGKTAFSSVTAATALAFFAMVGFEDSVNMAEETKDPVRIFPKIMLTGLVVTGLIYIMVAISAVTLVSPENLNKGNTPLLQVVNVGAPGFPIEIFAWITMFAVANSALINMLMASRLLYGMSHEKVLPGPLGRVLQTRRTPWVAIIFTTLLAFALIGFADLTALGGTTAFLLLCVFAIVNLAVLVLRKDKVEHKHFHAPTLLPILGGVLCVYLASPLSGRATKDYEIAGWLMLIGVGLWALTWLLNKYVFNRTADFDPTHLDPSGPVN from the coding sequence ATGAGCGCAACTCCGCAAACGGCCGGGACGGACACCGGACGGCCTGAGCTGAAACGGGTGATGGGCCCAGGCCTGTTGCTGTTGTTCGTGGTCGGGGACATCCTCGGCACCGGTGTCTACGCGCTGACCGGTAAGGTCGCGGGCCAGGTCGGCGGCGCCGTCTGGCTGCCGTTCCTCTGCGCGTTCGTCGTCGCGCTGCTGACGGCGACGAGTTATCTGGAGCTGGTCACCAAGTATCCGAAGGCCGGTGGCGCCGCGGTCTATACGCACAAGGCGTTCGGGGTGCACTTCCTGACTTTTCTGCTCTGTTTCGCGGTGATGTGCTCGGGTCTGACCTCGGCCTCCAGCGCGTCCAAGGCCTTCGCGTCGAACTTCTTCGCGGCCGTCGGGATCGACTCCTCCCGGGGTTCGGTGCTGATGATCACCTCGCTGGCGTTCATGACGTTGATTGCCATCGTCAACCTTCGCGGTGTCGGCGAGAGTGTCAAGGCGAACGTCGTGCTGACCCTGATCGAGTTGTCCGGTCTGCTGATCGTGATCGGCGTCGGCGTCTGGGCGATCGCGGGTGGCGATGGCGACACCTCGCGGCTGAACGATTTCAACGTGCCGGAGGGTAAGACGGCGTTCAGTTCGGTGACCGCGGCGACGGCGCTGGCGTTCTTCGCGATGGTCGGCTTCGAGGACTCGGTGAACATGGCCGAGGAGACCAAGGACCCGGTCCGGATCTTCCCGAAGATCATGCTGACCGGTCTGGTCGTCACCGGTCTCATCTACATCATGGTCGCGATCTCGGCGGTCACGCTGGTCTCTCCGGAGAACCTGAACAAGGGCAATACCCCGCTACTGCAAGTGGTCAATGTCGGCGCACCTGGATTCCCGATCGAGATCTTCGCGTGGATCACGATGTTCGCGGTCGCCAACTCGGCGCTGATCAACATGCTGATGGCGAGTCGTCTGCTGTACGGCATGTCGCACGAGAAGGTGCTGCCGGGACCGCTCGGCCGGGTCCTGCAAACACGCCGTACGCCGTGGGTGGCGATCATCTTCACGACGCTGCTGGCCTTCGCGCTGATCGGGTTCGCGGACCTCACCGCTTTGGGTGGCACGACGGCGTTCCTGTTGCTGTGCGTGTTCGCGATCGTCAATCTCGCGGTCCTGGTCCTGCGTAAGGACAAGGTGGAGCACAAGCACTTCCACGCCCCGACCCTGCTGCCCATCCTCGGTGGGGTGCTCTGCGTCTACCTGGCGAGTCCGTTGTCGGGCCGCGCGACGAAGGACTACGAGATCGCCGGCTGGCTGATGCTGATCGGCGTTGGCTTGTGGGCGCTCACCTGGCTGCTGAACAAGTACGTCTTCAACCGGACCGCGGACTTCGACCCGACCCACCTCGACCCGAGCGGACCCGTCAACTGA
- a CDS encoding propionyl-CoA synthetase translates to MGAYGESYRRSLADPEGFWLEAARAIDWVVEPTRALDDSRKPLYRWFPDAQLNTSYNALDRHVAAGNGDRPALIHDSPVTGTKRTLTYRELRDEVATFAGALRELGVGRGDRVIVYMPMIPEAVVAMLACARLGAVHSVVFGGFAPKELAARIDDATPVVIVAASCGIEPTRTVEYKPIIDTALGLATHRPDHVVVLQRETAPAELGPDDRDWAELMAKASPVEPVTVAATDPLYILYTSGTTGKPKGVVRDNGGHAVALAWSMGAIYGIGAGDVWWTASDVGWVVGHSYIVYAPLLVGATTILYEGKPVGTPDAGAFWRVIAEHGAKALFTAPTALRAIKKVDPEAALATYDLSGFEALYLAGERLDPETYHWAHAHLGVPVIDHWWQTETGWPIAANPRGLEQLPPKPGSATVPMPGWDVQILDQAGERLEAGREGAIAIKLPLPPGALPTLWGDDERYVASYLARYDGYYLTGDSGYFDADGYLFVMGRTDDVINVAGHRLSTGSMEAVLAAHPAVAECAVIGVHDALKGQLPRGLVVLKSGVSVDPEVLTAELVEAVRRDIGPVAAFRQVSIVDALPKTRSGKILRKTMRGIADGREEPVPSTIEDPAVLEALRSVLRP, encoded by the coding sequence GTGGGTGCTTATGGCGAGAGCTACCGCAGGAGCCTGGCTGATCCCGAAGGGTTTTGGCTCGAGGCGGCGCGGGCGATCGACTGGGTGGTTGAGCCGACGCGGGCGCTGGACGACTCGCGGAAGCCGCTGTACCGGTGGTTCCCCGACGCCCAGCTCAATACGTCGTACAACGCGCTCGACCGGCATGTTGCCGCGGGCAACGGTGATCGGCCCGCGCTGATCCACGATTCACCCGTGACCGGGACCAAGCGGACCCTGACCTATCGGGAGTTGCGCGACGAGGTGGCGACGTTCGCCGGCGCTTTGCGTGAGCTCGGCGTTGGCCGGGGCGATCGCGTGATCGTGTACATGCCGATGATTCCCGAGGCCGTCGTCGCGATGCTGGCGTGTGCGCGGCTCGGCGCGGTGCACTCGGTGGTGTTCGGCGGGTTCGCGCCCAAGGAACTCGCCGCCCGGATCGACGACGCGACCCCGGTCGTCATCGTGGCGGCGTCCTGCGGGATCGAGCCGACCCGCACGGTCGAGTACAAGCCGATCATCGACACCGCCCTCGGACTCGCGACCCATCGCCCTGACCACGTCGTCGTCCTGCAACGCGAGACGGCGCCCGCCGAGCTTGGCCCGGACGATCGCGACTGGGCGGAGCTGATGGCCAAGGCGTCTCCGGTCGAGCCTGTGACCGTGGCGGCGACGGACCCGCTCTACATCCTCTACACCTCTGGTACGACGGGTAAGCCGAAGGGCGTCGTACGGGACAACGGCGGGCATGCGGTGGCTCTTGCCTGGTCGATGGGCGCGATCTACGGCATTGGCGCCGGCGATGTGTGGTGGACGGCATCCGACGTCGGATGGGTCGTCGGCCACTCGTACATCGTCTACGCACCGCTGCTGGTTGGAGCCACGACAATTCTGTATGAGGGCAAGCCAGTCGGTACGCCGGACGCCGGCGCGTTCTGGCGGGTCATCGCCGAGCATGGCGCGAAGGCGCTCTTCACGGCGCCGACGGCCTTGCGGGCGATCAAGAAGGTCGACCCCGAAGCCGCGCTCGCGACGTACGACCTGAGCGGTTTCGAGGCGCTGTACCTGGCGGGCGAACGCCTCGATCCGGAGACGTACCACTGGGCGCACGCACACCTCGGCGTACCGGTCATCGACCATTGGTGGCAGACCGAGACCGGCTGGCCCATCGCGGCGAATCCGCGCGGGTTGGAGCAGCTGCCGCCGAAGCCGGGCTCCGCGACCGTACCCATGCCCGGGTGGGACGTGCAGATCCTCGACCAGGCCGGTGAGCGGCTCGAGGCCGGCCGGGAAGGCGCTATCGCGATCAAGCTGCCTCTGCCGCCTGGCGCACTACCGACACTCTGGGGCGACGACGAGCGGTACGTCGCTTCGTACCTGGCGCGGTACGACGGCTACTACCTGACGGGTGATTCCGGGTACTTCGATGCCGACGGCTACTTGTTCGTCATGGGCCGTACGGATGACGTGATCAACGTGGCCGGCCATCGGTTGTCCACTGGCAGCATGGAGGCCGTACTGGCCGCGCATCCCGCTGTGGCCGAGTGTGCGGTCATCGGGGTACACGACGCGCTCAAGGGTCAACTGCCGCGCGGGCTCGTCGTACTCAAGTCAGGCGTGTCGGTTGACCCTGAGGTGCTGACGGCTGAGTTGGTCGAAGCGGTACGACGTGACATCGGGCCGGTGGCGGCGTTCCGGCAGGTTTCGATCGTGGACGCGCTGCCGAAGACGCGCTCGGGCAAGATCCTGCGCAAGACGATGCGGGGGATCGCCGACGGACGCGAGGAGCCGGTTCCGTCGACGATCGAGGACCCGGCCGTGCTCGAAGCCCTGCGTTCGGTGCTTCGCCCCTAG
- a CDS encoding ABC transporter ATP-binding protein encodes MSTPVIELRDVSRKYDDGPPALQEASFAVRAGEAVAILGPSGSGKSTLLNLIAGLDRPDAGTVTVDGVRVDQLGEAGSALYRRAKIGMVFQFFNLLDDLTVADNVVLPAQLAGMARGTAHRRAEELLENLGIARHAGAYPGRLSGGERQRVAVARALMNRPALLLADEPTGALDTAAGEEVCRLLTELNADGQTIVVVTHDLGLARACTTRTIELVDGRIASDGATLTAAVR; translated from the coding sequence ATGAGCACGCCGGTGATCGAGCTGCGCGATGTGAGCCGCAAGTACGACGATGGGCCGCCCGCGTTGCAGGAGGCGTCGTTCGCCGTGCGAGCCGGTGAGGCGGTCGCGATCCTCGGCCCGTCCGGCAGCGGCAAGTCCACCCTGCTCAACCTGATCGCGGGCCTCGACCGTCCGGACGCGGGCACGGTCACGGTCGACGGAGTACGCGTGGACCAACTGGGCGAGGCCGGCTCGGCGTTGTACCGGCGGGCCAAAATCGGCATGGTGTTCCAGTTCTTCAACCTGCTGGACGATCTGACGGTCGCCGACAACGTCGTACTGCCCGCGCAGTTGGCCGGGATGGCGCGCGGTACGGCACATCGGCGCGCGGAGGAGTTGCTCGAGAACCTCGGCATCGCCCGTCACGCCGGCGCGTATCCGGGCCGGCTGTCAGGCGGTGAGCGTCAACGCGTCGCGGTGGCCCGGGCGCTGATGAACCGGCCGGCGTTGCTCCTCGCAGACGAGCCGACCGGCGCGTTGGACACTGCCGCCGGCGAAGAGGTGTGCCGGTTGCTCACCGAGTTGAACGCGGATGGCCAGACCATCGTGGTCGTCACGCATGACCTCGGCCTGGCCCGGGCCTGCACGACTCGCACGATCGAGCTGGTCGACGGCCGGATCGCGTCCGACGGCGCGACCCTGACGGCGGCGGTCCGATGA
- a CDS encoding rhomboid family intramembrane serine protease, which produces MSSTSPAPIRRPGKTGSRIGGGLQFLALLIGLMWISEVVDTALNNSLDQYGIIARTGDGLVGILTAPFLHLGFGHLISNTLPLVTLGALIAIGGAMRLFSVTAIVGVIGGFATWLSSPPNTVTIGASGLVFGYAAYLVARGLFNRRIGQVLIGLVVILVWGGALLGGLLPQDGISWQGHLFGAAAGVLAAWLLADERRSS; this is translated from the coding sequence ATGAGTTCGACATCGCCCGCCCCGATCCGCCGCCCGGGTAAGACCGGGTCCCGGATCGGCGGCGGGCTGCAATTCCTCGCGCTGCTGATCGGCCTGATGTGGATCAGCGAGGTGGTCGACACCGCGCTGAACAACTCACTCGATCAGTACGGCATCATCGCGCGGACTGGGGATGGGCTGGTCGGCATCCTTACGGCGCCGTTCCTGCATCTCGGCTTCGGGCATCTGATCTCGAACACGCTGCCGTTGGTCACTCTTGGTGCCCTGATCGCGATCGGCGGCGCGATGCGGCTGTTCTCGGTGACGGCGATCGTGGGGGTCATCGGTGGTTTCGCCACTTGGTTGTCCTCGCCGCCGAACACGGTCACGATCGGCGCCAGCGGTCTCGTCTTCGGCTACGCCGCCTACCTCGTCGCTCGCGGCCTGTTCAACCGCCGCATCGGCCAGGTCCTGATCGGCCTGGTCGTCATCCTCGTCTGGGGCGGCGCCCTCCTTGGCGGCCTACTCCCACAAGACGGCATCTCCTGGCAAGGCCACCTCTTCGGCGCCGCCGCCGGCGTCCTAGCCGCCTGGCTCCTAGCCGACGAGCGCCGCTCTAGCTAA
- a CDS encoding threonine/serine dehydratase, which translates to MSVTVVDVEAAARRIAGRVRRTPVLPVSANLSIKLEHHQHAGSFKPRGAFNRMLSAKEQGKLTGQGVVTASGGNAGTAIAYAARELGVPARVFVPETAPAPKLARLANLGADVVQVGREYAEAFAAAEEDGAATGALFVHAYDQPEIVAGQGTIGLELLEQLEAFDTVLVSVGGGGLIAGIATALGNQARVIGVEPELCPTLHQALAAGKPVDVEVGGCAADSLGARRLGALAYDAVMRYDVDSLLVPDDAIVGARLELWREYRLAVEHGTATAYAALTTNTYRPAPNEHVVLISCGANTDPATLS; encoded by the coding sequence ATGAGTGTGACGGTGGTGGATGTCGAGGCGGCTGCGAGGCGGATCGCCGGACGCGTACGGCGTACTCCGGTGTTGCCGGTGAGCGCGAACCTCAGCATCAAGCTCGAGCACCACCAGCACGCCGGTTCGTTCAAGCCACGCGGCGCGTTCAACCGGATGCTGTCCGCGAAGGAACAGGGCAAGCTCACCGGGCAAGGCGTGGTGACGGCCTCCGGCGGCAATGCCGGTACGGCGATCGCGTACGCGGCCCGCGAACTCGGCGTACCCGCCCGCGTCTTCGTCCCCGAAACCGCCCCGGCGCCGAAGCTGGCCAGGCTGGCAAACCTCGGCGCGGACGTCGTACAGGTTGGTCGTGAATATGCCGAAGCCTTCGCCGCTGCGGAGGAGGACGGCGCCGCGACAGGCGCGTTGTTCGTGCACGCCTACGACCAGCCCGAGATCGTCGCGGGTCAGGGCACGATCGGCCTGGAGCTACTCGAACAGCTCGAGGCTTTCGACACGGTGCTGGTGTCGGTCGGCGGTGGCGGCCTGATCGCGGGAATCGCCACCGCTCTTGGCAATCAAGCGCGCGTGATCGGCGTCGAGCCCGAGTTGTGCCCGACGCTCCACCAGGCATTGGCTGCGGGGAAGCCGGTGGACGTCGAGGTAGGCGGCTGCGCGGCCGATTCGCTGGGCGCGCGACGACTCGGCGCATTGGCGTACGACGCGGTGATGAGGTACGACGTGGACTCCTTGCTCGTGCCAGACGACGCGATCGTCGGAGCCCGGTTGGAGCTGTGGCGCGAATACCGCCTGGCCGTAGAGCACGGCACAGCCACCGCCTACGCCGCCCTCACCACCAACACCTACCGCCCAGCCCCCAATGAACACGTCGTCCTGATCAGCTGCGGCGCCAACACCGACCCCGCCACACTTAGCTAG
- a CDS encoding DUF389 domain-containing protein has protein sequence MHLRLIVPADRTETVTDTLMTDDRATNIVVLPGAARRPAGDVVHCDVTREATSDILSWLKAEGMYDEGAVAVTVVDASPSKNARATEAAAPGAPDDAVVWDAVVDQAYGEARGSWAYYTFLTLATMIAAVAVVTDSAILVVGAMVVGPEFAVVVALALGLALGRRDLAVRSLRLLVAGFLVAIVATALAALVARGVGWIDLADVTAARPLTGFIWRPDKWSAVVAVLAGCAGVLSQTAGRSNALVGVFISVTTVPAAGDLALSLALGAPHQIGGSAAQLGINLAGMTLAGIATLLIQKAAVRPSRFVRSLGHRH, from the coding sequence ATGCACCTTCGCCTGATCGTCCCCGCGGATCGCACCGAGACGGTCACAGACACCCTGATGACCGACGACCGAGCCACGAATATCGTCGTACTGCCCGGAGCCGCCCGCCGTCCGGCCGGCGACGTCGTGCACTGCGACGTCACCCGCGAGGCCACCTCTGACATCCTGTCCTGGCTGAAGGCTGAGGGCATGTACGACGAGGGCGCCGTCGCCGTCACCGTCGTGGACGCCTCCCCTTCGAAGAACGCGCGGGCCACCGAGGCGGCCGCGCCGGGTGCGCCCGATGACGCGGTGGTGTGGGATGCCGTGGTCGATCAGGCGTACGGCGAGGCGCGCGGGTCGTGGGCGTACTACACGTTCCTCACCCTCGCCACGATGATCGCGGCCGTTGCCGTCGTCACCGATTCGGCCATTCTGGTGGTCGGCGCGATGGTGGTCGGGCCGGAGTTCGCGGTGGTGGTGGCTCTTGCGCTCGGGCTGGCGCTCGGTCGTCGCGATCTGGCAGTCCGGTCGCTGCGGTTGTTGGTGGCCGGGTTCTTAGTCGCGATCGTGGCGACGGCTCTGGCGGCGCTGGTCGCACGCGGTGTCGGGTGGATCGACCTCGCCGATGTGACGGCGGCGCGTCCGTTGACCGGGTTCATCTGGCGGCCGGACAAGTGGTCCGCGGTCGTGGCGGTGCTCGCCGGATGTGCGGGGGTGCTCTCGCAGACGGCGGGTCGTTCGAACGCGTTGGTCGGCGTCTTCATCTCGGTCACGACGGTCCCGGCGGCAGGCGATCTCGCGCTCTCCCTGGCGCTCGGCGCGCCGCACCAGATCGGCGGCTCCGCGGCCCAACTCGGCATCAACCTCGCCGGGATGACGCTTGCGGGCATCGCCACTTTGCTGATCCAGAAGGCAGCCGTACGGCCCTCTAGGTTTGTGCGGTCCCTTGGCCACCGACACTGA